The following DNA comes from Saccharomyces cerevisiae S288C chromosome XIII, complete sequence.
AGCTATGGCCAAATGGCAGTCTTCTAGTGGAAGCActggatgaagaagatgaagaagatgaggaaaatgaagaacaatgataaaataGCATATCGTTAAAAACGACAAACGCGTACAAAGAGTTTCTGGagtttacttttttttcatttttcgtTTTTACTCTTTCGTCTCCCTAATGATTTTGGCCAACCGTTGGTTGTTACGTGTTATATGTTTGTTTTAGGAGCTGGGGCCTACCTTTATAGTTAGTTGTATAACTCAGTTGATCTCATAAgtgaaaagcaaaaaaaggatGCAGGTGTTACAGTTATGGTTGACAACTTTGATCTCTTTGGTGGTGGCAGTGCAGGGATTACATTTCGACATTGCAGCATCTACAGATCCAGAACAGGTTTGTATTCGTGATTTTGTCACTGAAGGTCAATTGGTTGTCGCGGATATTCACTCAGATGGTTCTGTTGGTGATGGACAGAAACTAAACCTCTTCGTGCGTGATTCAGTTGGAAACGAGTATCGTAGAAAGAGGGACTTTGCAGGCGACGTTCGTGTTGCGTTTACTGCTCCATCCTCCACGGCATTCGACGtttgttttgaaaatcagGCTCAGTATCGTGGCCGTTCTTTAAGCAGGGCCATTGAATTGGACATTGAGAGTGGTGCTGAAGCTCGTGACTGGAACAAGATCAGTGCCAACGAAAAATTGAAACCTATAGAAGTGGAGTTGCGTAGAGTGGAGGAAATTACCGACGAAATTGTCGACGAATTGACTTACTTGAAAAACAGAGAGGAGAGATTAAGAGACACCAATGAATCTACCAACAGAAGGGTAAGaaatttctcaattttGGTTATTATTGTCTTGTCCTCGCTGGGTGTTTGGCAAGTCAACTATTTGAAGAACTACTTCAAAACGAAACATATCATTTAAGCAAAGGAAGAGGACCACACCATGCATTTGTGTATCAGCTTACCCTATAATTGCATATGTACTCGACTATTTTCTACATATATATGAATAGATTCCAGAACCGAataaaggagaaaaaatatttgaatatGGATTTGTTCGCTTCACATCTTTAAGTAACCTAGTTTTCCCAATACGCAACCAAAGTCCAAGTATGTCATGAAAAGCCTCTTGCCATCAGTAGCACAACTAATCATTTCAATGGTCCCAGAACTTTGGTCAGCCCCGATGAGATTGGagattttttgaaggtCTTTTACGCTTAATACATGATCTCTTAAGGCCACTTGCGGGAAATCCACGTCTCTGCCACAGTTTCTAATAAGCATCGACCATAAATCATCTATTACTGTTAAATTATTCATCAGTATCAGTAACTGGCATGTGCATCGTACCAGTTTCGTGAAATCTATTACGTCAGTTCCTTCTATAATGACGTCTTCATTTCTCACCAGTTTCCAAATTGTGGGCTCTAGTTGCAAATCCTTGAAGAACCTTGGTAGTTCATTAACGGTCATATCATGGTCCAGACTGGATTCCGCATATTTTTCCAgaatttcatcttcaactTCGATAGGTACTTTCGGGTTCTCGAATAGCTCTACTCTTTCATAACTAACGTTAGTGGATTTGctcattgaaaaaaaactcgGAAGGTATTTAGGTGACCTTGCGGCTTCTTAATGCTGACACCTGCATGCGTAATtgttattatatatatatatgataGTATATTTCATACTTGTTCCTTCTAAAGGTGACCCGCCTGATATGCGacatagaaaaaaatttggatgaACATGTTCAAAGATTGGTAGCATTGACAAGAACCATTCATACAAGTAGGTAACAGCAGAAGGAAAGAGGAACGGGTGTTGTGATAATTATGAGTGACAACTCGGACACAAACGTGAGCATGCAGGACCATGATCAACAATTTGCTGATCCCGTAGTGGTTCCGCAGTCAACTGACActaaagatgaaaatacTAGTGACAAAGATACTGTTGATAGTGGCAATGTGACCACAACGGAAAGTACAGAACGTGCAGAAAGTACAAGCAATATTCCCCCTTTAGATggggaagaaaaagaagcaaaatCTGAGCCACAGCAACCTGAGGATAATGCAGAAACGGCGGCCACAGAGCAGGTTTCATCTAGTAACGGGCCTGCTACAGATGATGCCCAAGCAACTTTGAATACGGATTCATCCGAAGCAAATGAAATTGTCAAGAAGGAAGAGGGCTCTGATGAAAGGAAGAGACCTCGCGAAGAGGACACCAAAAACAGTGATGGTGATACCAAAGATGAGGGCGATAACaaagatgaagacgatgatgaagacgacgatgacgatgatgatgatgaggacgatgacgatgaagCCCCAACTAAAAGGCGTCGTCAGGAGAGGAACAGATTCTTGGATATTGAAGCTGAGGTtagtgatgatgaagatgaagatgaagatgaagaggattCAGAGTTGGTTCGTGAAGGTTTCATTACCCatggtgatgatgaagatgacgaagCAAGTGCTCCAGGCGCAAGAAGAGACGATAGATTACATAGACAACTGGACCAAGATTTGAACAAGACTTCAGAAGAAGACGCTCAAAGGTTAGCGAAAGAATTAAGGGAGCGTTACGGTAGAAGCAGCTCCAAGCAATACCGTGCTGCTGCTCAAGATGGTTACGTGCCCCAGAGGTTTCTCCTACCAAGTGTTGATACAGCTACCATTTGGGGTGTGCGCTGCAGACCAggtaaagaaaaggaattgATTCGTAagttattaaaaaaaaaattcaatttGGATAGGGCGATGggtaagaaaaaactgaaaattttatccaTTTTCCAAAGGGATAATTACACAGGAAGAATCTATATCGAAGCCCCTAAGCAATCcgttattgaaaaattttgtaatgGTGTTCCAgatatttatatttctcaaaaattGCTAATTCCTGTCCAAGAATTACCTCTATTACTAAAACCAAACAAATCTGATGATGTTGCTTTGGAAGAAGGTAGCTACGTTCGTATTAAGAGAGGGATCTATAAGGGTGACTTAGCTATGGTCGACCAAATTAGTGAGAATAATTTAGAAGTTATGCTGAAAATTGTTCCTCGTCTGGATTATGGTAAATTCGACGAAATTGATCCAACAACACAGCAACGTAAATCCAGAAGACCAACTTTTGCTCATAGAGCACCACCGCAATTATTTAATCCAACAATGGCTCTAAGATTAGACCAAGCTAACCTGTACAAAAGGGATGATCGCCACTTTACTTATAAGAATGAAGATTATATCGATGGTTATCTGTATAAGTCCTTCAGAATTCAACATGTGgaaaccaaaaatattCAGCCAACTGTGGAGGAATTGGCAAGATTCGGTTCCAAAGAGGGCGCGGTAGATCTAACATCAGTTTCACAATCAATCAAGAAGGCTCAAGCTGCAAAGGTCACTTTCCAGCCAGGTGATCGTATCGAAGTTCTAAATGGTGAACAACGTGGTTCCAAGGGTATTGTAACAAGAACCACGAAAGATATTGCTACTATCAAACTAAATGGCTTTACAACGCCTCTAGAATTTCCTATCTCTACTCTGAGGAAAATTTTCGAACCTGGTGATCACGTTACTGTCATCAATGGTGAACATCAAGGTGATGCTGGTTTAGTTCTTATGGTAGAGCAAGGTCAAGTGACATTTATGTCAACTCAAACAAGCAGAGAAGTTACCATTACAGCAAATAATCTGTCCAAATCCATCGACACTACAGCTACATCAAGTGAATATGCGCTACATGACATAGTCGAATTGAGTGCTAAAAATGTTGCTTGTATTATTCAAGCTGGCCACGATATCTTCAAGGTTATTGATGAAACTGGTAAAGTGTCGACAATTACGAAGGGGTCTATCTTGagtaaaataaatactGCTCGTGCACGCGTTTCTAGTGTCGATGCAAATGGtaatgaaatcaaaattgGTGATACCATAGTAGAGAAAGTAGGTTCACGCAGAGAAGGTCAGGTCCTGTACATACAAACACAAcaaatttttgttgtttcaaagaagattgttgaaaatgcaGGGGTTTTTGTTGTTAACCCTAGTAACGTTGAGGCCGTGGCATCCAAGGACAATATGTTAAGTAACAAAATGGATCTAAGTAAAATGAATCCAGAAATCATTTCTAAAATGGGACCTCCATCATCTAAGACATTCCAACAACCCATCCAGTCCAGAGGAGGTCGTGAAGTTGCACTCGGCAAAACAGTAAGAATTCGTTCTGCTGGTTACAAGGGTCAATTAGGTATTGTGAAAGATGTGAATGGTGATAAAGCTACTGTCGAATTACACTCGAAGAACAAACACATTACAATTGACAAGCATAAGTTAACATATTACAACCGTGAGGGAGGTGAAGGTATCACGTATGATGAATTGGTTAATAGACGTGGTAGAGTTCCACAGGCCAGAATGGGCCCAAGTTACGTCAGTGCCCCAAGAAACATGGCCACTGGCGGTATTGCAGCAGGTGCTGCGGCTACCTCTTCTGGTCTTAGCGGTGGTATGACACCAGGATGGAGCTCCTTCGATGGTGGCAAAACACCAGCTGTAAATGCGCATGGAGGCTCAGGTGGTGGCGGTGTCTCCTCATGGGGTGGTGCTTCCACTTGGGGTGGCCAAGGTAATGGAGGTGCATCCGCTTGGGGCGGTGCTGGCGGCGGTGCCTCAGCTTGGGGCGGCCAAGGTACTGGTGCTACTTCTACTTGGGGTGGTGCTTCAGCCTGGGGTAACAAATCAAGTTGGGGCGGTGCATCCACTTGGGCGTCGGGTGGTGAATCTAATGGTGCCATGTCTACTTGGGGTGG
Coding sequences within:
- the ERV25 gene encoding Erv25p (Member of the p24 family involved in ER to Golgi transport; role in misfolded protein quality control; forms a heterotrimeric complex with Erp1, Erp2p, and Emp24), which translates into the protein MQVLQLWLTTLISLVVAVQGLHFDIAASTDPEQVCIRDFVTEGQLVVADIHSDGSVGDGQKLNLFVRDSVGNEYRRKRDFAGDVRVAFTAPSSTAFDVCFENQAQYRGRSLSRAIELDIESGAEARDWNKISANEKLKPIEVELRRVEEITDEIVDELTYLKNREERLRDTNESTNRRVRNFSILVIIVLSSLGVWQVNYLKNYFKTKHII
- the SPT5 gene encoding transcription elongation factor SPT5 (Spt4p/5p (DSIF) transcription elongation factor complex subunit; the Spt4/5 complex binds to ssRNA in a sequence-specific manner, and in concert with RNAP I and II has multiple roles regulating transcriptional elongation, RNA processing, quality control, and transcription-coupled repair; interacts with DNA upstream of RNAPII and the non-template strand of the transcription bubble; Spt5p is the only transcription elongation factor conserved in all domains of life) — its product is MSDNSDTNVSMQDHDQQFADPVVVPQSTDTKDENTSDKDTVDSGNVTTTESTERAESTSNIPPLDGEEKEAKSEPQQPEDNAETAATEQVSSSNGPATDDAQATLNTDSSEANEIVKKEEGSDERKRPREEDTKNSDGDTKDEGDNKDEDDDEDDDDDDDDEDDDDEAPTKRRRQERNRFLDIEAEVSDDEDEDEDEEDSELVREGFITHGDDEDDEASAPGARRDDRLHRQLDQDLNKTSEEDAQRLAKELRERYGRSSSKQYRAAAQDGYVPQRFLLPSVDTATIWGVRCRPGKEKELIRKLLKKKFNLDRAMGKKKLKILSIFQRDNYTGRIYIEAPKQSVIEKFCNGVPDIYISQKLLIPVQELPLLLKPNKSDDVALEEGSYVRIKRGIYKGDLAMVDQISENNLEVMLKIVPRLDYGKFDEIDPTTQQRKSRRPTFAHRAPPQLFNPTMALRLDQANLYKRDDRHFTYKNEDYIDGYLYKSFRIQHVETKNIQPTVEELARFGSKEGAVDLTSVSQSIKKAQAAKVTFQPGDRIEVLNGEQRGSKGIVTRTTKDIATIKLNGFTTPLEFPISTLRKIFEPGDHVTVINGEHQGDAGLVLMVEQGQVTFMSTQTSREVTITANNLSKSIDTTATSSEYALHDIVELSAKNVACIIQAGHDIFKVIDETGKVSTITKGSILSKINTARARVSSVDANGNEIKIGDTIVEKVGSRREGQVLYIQTQQIFVVSKKIVENAGVFVVNPSNVEAVASKDNMLSNKMDLSKMNPEIISKMGPPSSKTFQQPIQSRGGREVALGKTVRIRSAGYKGQLGIVKDVNGDKATVELHSKNKHITIDKHKLTYYNREGGEGITYDELVNRRGRVPQARMGPSYVSAPRNMATGGIAAGAAATSSGLSGGMTPGWSSFDGGKTPAVNAHGGSGGGGVSSWGGASTWGGQGNGGASAWGGAGGGASAWGGQGTGATSTWGGASAWGNKSSWGGASTWASGGESNGAMSTWGGTGDRSAYGGASTWGGNNNNKSTRDGGASAWGNQDDGNRSAWNNQGNKSNYGGNSTWGGH
- the RAD33 gene encoding Rad33p (Protein involved in nucleotide excision repair; green fluorescent protein (GFP)-fusion protein localizes to the nucleus); translation: MSKSTNVSYERVELFENPKVPIEVEDEILEKYAESSLDHDMTVNELPRFFKDLQLEPTIWKLVRNEDVIIEGTDVIDFTKLVRCTCQLLILMNNLTVIDDLWSMLIRNCGRDVDFPQVALRDHVLSVKDLQKISNLIGADQSSGTIEMISCATDGKRLFMTYLDFGCVLGKLGYLKM